One Prunus dulcis chromosome 7, ALMONDv2, whole genome shotgun sequence DNA segment encodes these proteins:
- the LOC117633503 gene encoding uncharacterized protein LOC117633503: MVGWQRNLQSLISHIGKRVSAANFSSSSHFQRLWRPSPQTIARPLYHCFQHLGISSSRNLLADSSVESPLQSTVAPVSASDGERNEEHNQKPLSKPSQVQFVLKGIKMSSNKVNLVAKLIRGMRVEDALLQLQVTDKQAVKTVYQALHSARAEATYNHGLDPERLLVAGAFVGKGFLGFHKNRLYYHGKSNNGTKVRPNNYQLMVTLREITPEEEGEIARQRANNFLYLTKRLRLTKKENKFVPRQLIRNHKGKVSSSQRSGMTS; encoded by the exons ATGGTGGGTTGGCAGAGGAATCTGCAGTCCCTAATCAGTCATATTGGTAAACGAGTATCTGCTGcaaacttttcttcttcttctcattttcAGAGACTCTGGAGACCATCTCCTCAAACCATTGCAAGGCCTCTTTATCACTGCTTTCAGCACTTG GGGATTTCCAGTTCAAGGAACTTGCTTGCAGACTCGTCTGTCGAATCACCTCTTCAATCTACGGTGGCTCCTGTCTCTGCATCAGATGGTGAAAGGAATGAAGAACACAACCAGAAACCGCTCTCTAAACCTTCACAAGTTCAATTTGTCTTAAAGGGCATAAAAATG AGCTCTAATAAGGTCAACTTGGTTGCTAAACTGATTCGTGGTATGCGTGTTGAAGATGCATTGTTGCAACTGCAAGTGACAGACAAGCAAGCTGTAAAAACTGTGTATCAG GCTCTTCACTCCGCCCGAGCAGAAGCAACATATAATCATGGGTTGGATCCAGAACGTCTCCTTGTTG CTGGGGCATTTGTTGGAAAGGGATTCTTGGGATTCCACAAGAACAGACTTTACTACCATGGTAAAAGCAACAATGGAACTAAAGTGAGACCAAACAACTACCAATTGATGGTGACGCTGAGGGAGATTACTCCTGAAGAGGAGGGGGAGATAGCCAGGCAGAGAGCCAACAATTTTCTCTATCTCACTAAGCGCCTCCGGCTCACTAAGAAGGAAAATAAGTTTGTTCCTCGCCAGCTTATCAGAAACCACAAAGGCAAAGTCAGTAGTAGTCAGCGAAGTGGTATGACTTCATGA
- the LOC117634466 gene encoding R3H domain-containing protein 1-like: MESSSASNDAVNFLGLKEESMVDPFLVEALQNPRHRLTILRMELDIQRFLHNPDEQLFEFQHFPTSYLRLAAHRVSQHYGLQTMVQDSGSDGQGNRILVRKTAERKYPAIQLSEIPVKQSENNKPEQIKTVIKPRSNKNNMNETHGAGIKRSPVRSVEERKEQYNRARARIFSSPSSSDSGDTTYQVPPDVKKASLSRDENENSRNSMIDPEKNVNIKDLGTSSRVAIFRDREKDRTDPDYDRSYERYVRSLPTNQRFNLAPVNMQKLQPQFVQYDTVFSQMPRAQASISYGPPSSPAMSPFCAMGFNQTYRDATYMQWPSAAMMYSHSYDQFRQAVIQAPFCQHPLSFDYSQNN, encoded by the exons ATGGAATCTTCTTCAGCTTCGAATGATGCGGTCAACTTCTTGGGGCTAAAAGAGGAGTCAATGGTGGACCCTTTCTTGGTCGAGGCTCTCCAGAATCCTCGCCACCGTCTCACCA TTTTGCGAATGGAACTTGATATCCAGAGGTTTCTGCATAATCCTGATGAGCAGCTATTTGAGTTCCAACATTTCCCTACCTCCTACCTTCGACTTGCTGCACACCGTGTTTCTCAACACTATGGTTTGCAGACTATGGTTCAGGATAGTGGCTCAGATGGACAAGGAAATAGGATTTTGGTGAGGAAAACAGCAGAAAGAAAATACCCAGCGATTCAATTATCTGAAATACCTGTTAAGCAGTCAGAAAACAATAAACCTGAGCAGATTAAAACTGTCATCAAGCCTAGgtctaataaaaataatatgaatGAAACTCATGGAGCTGGGATCAAACGAAGTCCTGTGAGAAGTGTAGAAGAGAGGAAGGAGCAGTACAATAGGGCAAGGGCTCGCATATTTAGCAGTCCTAGCAGTTCTGACTCTGGTGATACAACATATCAGGTGCCACCGGATGTGAAAAAAGCATCTTTGAGCAGGGATGAGAATGAAAATTCCAGGAACTCTATGATTGATCCAGAAAAGAATGTAAACATAAAGGATCTTGGTACTTCATCTCGAGTTGCCATTTTCAGAGATAGGGAGAAAGACCGTACTGATCCAGATTATGATCGAAGTTATGAGAG GTATGTTAGGAGTCTTCCTACCAATCAAAGATTTAACTTGGCACCTGTCAATATGCAAAAGCTTCAACCCCAGTTTGTGCAGTATGATACTGTTTTCTCTCAGATGCCAAGGGCTCAAGCTTCAATTAGTTATGGGCCTCCTTCAAGCCCAGCTATGAGCCCCTTTTGTGCCATGGGATTCAATCAGACATATAGGGATGCTACATACATGCAGTGGCCAAGTGCTGCAATGATGTATTCACATTCATATGATCAGTTCAGACAAGCTGTTATCCAG GCTCCATTCTGTCAGCATCCCCTGAGCTTTGACTATTCGCAAAACAATTGA
- the LOC117635708 gene encoding transcription factor MYBC1-like: MREDESNWFSRWEEELPSPEELMPLSQTLITPDLALAFDIRNNNPNNPSSPQNQQPPQPPQPPHTPPPPPPSSLPPATPTHPNSSAEFADSADLGSGAGGEEPARTLKRPRLVWTPQLHKRFVDAVAHLGIKNAVPKTIMQLMSVDGLTRENVASHLQKYRLYLKRMQGLSGGGSGGGGGGGGGLAASADPATDHLFASSPVPAHFLHPHPGGRPNSEHFMPFVPVALQQHHHQQQQQQQQMAAAAAAAVAAHPQYHRQVGHFGSPPNGQFEHPFLARQSSQPVHRMGAPLHNPVPGSYVEDLESANATGGRKVLTLFPTGED, from the coding sequence atgaGGGAAGATGAGTCCAATTGGTTCTCCAGGTGGGAAGAAGAGCTTCCTTCACCTGAGGAGCTCATGCCCTTATCCCAAACCCTAATCACTCCTGATCTCGCCTTGGCCTTTGACATCAGAAACAACAACCCCAACAACCCAAGTAGCCCCCAAAACCAACAACCCCCACAACCTCCTCAACCACCACATACccctccacctcctcctccttcctcCTTGCCTCCCGCCACCCCGACCCACCCCAACTCCTCCGCCGAATTCGCCGATTCTGCCGACCTGGGGTCTGGTGCGGGCGGGGAAGAGCCCGCCCGCACGCTCAAGCGGCCCCGCCTTGTGTGGACCCCGCAGCTCCACAAGCGCTTTGTGGACGCCGTGGCACACTTGGGGATCAAGAACGCCGTCCCCAAGACCATAATGCAGCTCATGAGTGTGGACGGCCTCACCCGGGAGAATGTTGCCAGCCATTTGCAGAAGTACCGTCTCTATCTCAAGCGTATGCAGGGCTTGTCCGGCGGAGGCAGCGGCGGCGGCGGAGGCGGAGGCGGAGGATTGGCGGCCTCCGCAGACCCCGCCACCGATCATTTGTTTGCAAGCTCGCCGGTTCCGGCTCATTTCCTGCACCCGCATCCCGGGGGAAGGCCCAATTCGGAGCATTTCATGCCCTTCGTGCCGGTGGCTCTGCAGCAGCACCATcaccagcagcagcagcagcagcagcagatgGCTGCGGCTGCGGCAGCGGCGGTGGCAGCCCATCCCCAGTATCATAGGCAGGTGGGGCATTTTGGGTCCCCACCAAATGGCCAATTTGAGCATCCATTCTTGGCAAGGCAGTCGTCACAGCCAGTTCATAGGATGGGGGCGCCACTGCATAATCCAGTGCCAGGAAGCTATGTAGAGGACTTGGAATCAGCTAATGCAACTGGTGGCAGGAAAGTTCTTACTCTGTTTCCAACTGGGGAGGATTGA